A stretch of the Perca flavescens isolate YP-PL-M2 chromosome 10, PFLA_1.0, whole genome shotgun sequence genome encodes the following:
- the LOC114562630 gene encoding solute carrier family 25 member 51 yields MAVSTMDSESARTPQPQAALTIGGPSLLPADALSARPGTQGKHYVCGSIAAFSNILVTFPIQKVLFRQQLHGVLATEAVRQLQRDGLRNLYRGLLPPLLQKSTTVAIMFGLYEDFSRVLLDQAGGSGVPDLVTRSFAAALAGTAEAILTPFERVQTLLQDHRHHGRFNNTGHTFRTLLTEYGVRECYRGLVPILLRNGPSNVFFFGLRGPIKEQLPEVTSRAGHMVNDFVCGGLLGAALGIMFYPLNVVKSRAQSQVGGDFQPCRKVLLTVWRERGGSLAMLFRGAHLNYHRSLLSWGIINATYELLLKLM; encoded by the coding sequence ATGGCTGTTAGCACCATGGACTCGGAGTCAGCCCGGACACCTCAGCCTCAGGCTGCCCTGACTATAGGAGGTCCCTCCCTGCTGCCTGCTGATGCTCTGAGTGCCAGGCCGGGCACTCAAGGGAAGCACTACGTCTGCGGCTCCATTGCAGCTTTTTCCAACATCTTGGTGACTTTCCCCATCCAGAAGGTGCTGTTCCGCCAGCAGCTGCACGGTGTGTTGGCCACTGAGGCGGTGCGGCAGCTCCAGAGGGATGGGCTAAGGAATCTTTACCGGGGCCTGCTGCCCCCGCTGCTCCAAAAGAGCACTACAGTTGCCATCATGTTTGGCCTGTACGAGGACTTCTCTAGAGTTTTACTAGACCAGGCTGGTGGCAGCGGTGTGCCGGACCTGGTCACCCGAAGCTTTGCTGCAGCATTGGCAGGAACCGCAGAGGCCATCCTGACGCCATTTGAGCGCGTGCAGACTCTCCTGCAAGACCATCGACACCACGGGCGCTTCAACAACACTGGCCACACCTTCCGGACACTTCTTACTGAGTATGGTGTCAGAGAATGCTACCGTGGCCTGGTGCCCATACTTCTCCGTAATGGCCCTAGCAATGTGTTCTTCTTCGGGCTCCGCGGGCCCATTAAGGAGCAGCTCCCAGAAGTCACTAGTCGGGCAGGTCACATGGTGAATGATTTTGTGTGTGGAGGTTTGTTGGGGGCAGCCCTTGGCATCATGTTCTATCCATTAAATGTGGTCAAGTCCCGGGCTCAGTCTCAGGTTGGTGGAGACTTCCAGCCTTGCAGGAAGGTGCTGCTAACcgtgtggagagagaggggtggcaGTCTGGCCATGCTCTTCAGAGGGGCCCACCTCAACTACCACCGTTCACTGCTGTCCTGGGGGATCATCAATGCCACCTACGAGCTGCTGCTGAAGCTCATGTAA